In one window of Oncorhynchus tshawytscha isolate Ot180627B unplaced genomic scaffold, Otsh_v2.0 Un_contig_3643_pilon_pilon, whole genome shotgun sequence DNA:
- the LOC112242113 gene encoding alpha-crystallin A chain: MDIAIQHPWFRRAMGSMYPARLFDQFFGEGMFDYDLFPYAASTISPYYRQSLFRNFLDSTNSGMSEVRSDRDKFSVFMDVKHFSPDELNVKVTDDYVEIQGKHGERQDDHGYISREFHRRYRLPSSVDQSAISCTLSTDGLLTLCGPKVTGGGGDLGRGDRSIPVTRDDKTNASPSS; this comes from the exons ATGGATATTGCCATCCAGCACCCCTGGTTCAGACGTGCCATGGGCTCCATGTATCCCGCTCGTCTCTTTGACCAGTTTTTCGGGGAGGGCATGTTCGACTATGACCTGTTCCCCTATGCTGCCTCCACCATCAGCCCCTACTACAGACAGTCGCTGTTCCGCAACTTCCTGGACTCCACCAACTCTGGCATGTCTGAG gtCAGGTCCGACAGGGACAAGTTCTCGGTCTTCATGGATGTGAAGCACTTCTCTCCTGATGAACTCAACGTAAAGGTGACTGATGACTATGTGGAGATCCAGGGaaagcatggagagagacag gACGACCACGGTTACATCTCACGTGAGTTCCACCGCCGCTACCGCCTCCCCTCCAGCGTGGACCAATCGGCTATCTCCTGCACACTGTCCACCGACGGCCTCCTGACCCTTTGTGGCCCAAAGGTCACCGGTGGCGGTGGCGACCTCGGCCGTGGCGACCGCAGCATCCCCGTCACCCGCGACGACAAGACTAACGCCTCCCCCTCCTCTTAA